Genomic window (bacterium):
CGTCGGCGAGGCGGTCAGTGAACCCAAGTGGAACTCGACCGTACGCGAAGCGCACGCAGACGTGCTCCGACACTATCTCGCGCCAGTATTGATCGGCATGAACCCGTTCGACATTGCGGTGATCTGGCAGAAGATGAACCAGATTGTGAACGGTCACTATTCTGCGAAGGCCGGCATCGACCTCGCTCTCTATGATGTCGTCGGAAAGGCCCTTCGGCTCCCGCTATGGCGATTGCTTGGCGGAGCCCTACGTACGCGCATCGATGTCGAAGGGCCCGGATTCGGGATCGGTTTCATGGAGCCGCGGGCGGCGGCCGAGTTTGCTCTGCAGGCTGTCAGGAAGGGCTGCCGGCAGATAGAAGTCAAATGCGGACATCCGTCTGGTTGGCGCCGAGACGTCACGGCCGTGCGTGCGGTCAGGGAGGCCTGTGGCCCAGGGATCAGCCTGAAGCTTGATCTGACCGAAGCCTACACGTTCAAGTCCGCGATGGAGGCCCTTCCGCAATTCAAGGAGCTCGGGGTCGACTGGGTGGAACAGCCTCTGCCTCGCCATCAGCTCGCGGATCTTGCGCGGCTGCGAAACAGCGCGCCCGTGGGGATCATGCTAGAGGAGAGCGTCGGTCACGCTGCGGACGTGCTCCGCATCGCTGAGCTCGGCGCCGCCGATGCCGTCCACGTAAAGGTGCCAATGCTCGGGGGCATCACGATGAGCCGGCAGATCATGGTTGTGTGCGAAGCCGCGGGCCTGGGCGTTCAATCCGGAAGTTCCACTCCGTCAGGGATTGGGCTGTCCGCGGTGCACCAGCTTGCCGCTGTCGTGCCCAACCTGGTAAGAGGATGCCATGGCTCTCCGCTAGCTCGGGCGGTAGACGATGTTGTGATCGAACCGGTCGACGCCTACGCCGCAACGATCGAACTGACTGAGACCCCCGGTCTTGGAATCGAAGTGGATTGGGCCAAGGTGGAAAAGTACAGGGTTCACTGAGGCTGCGTGGTGCGGTGTCGCCGGCGGCCGGGCGATCATACGGGGCGTGGATCCTACGAGGGCGCGACATTAGGAGGGAGCAAGCGTGGTCGTGAGCCTGCGCGATAGGAAGGTAATCGTCACTGGCGCCAGCAAGGGGCTGGGACGCGCGATTGCCGAGACCCTTGCGTCGCTAGGGGCGCAGCTAGCGATCTGCGCCCGTTCCACAGACTTGCTTGGAGAGGTCGCCGACGCGATCGAGGCGCGAGGTGGCGTGCGCCCGTTCTGTCAGACGGTGGACCTGTGTCGCGGCGCGGTGATTGAGTCCTTTGTCTCCGAGTCGGTGGAAGCATTGGGCGGGCTAAACACCTTGGTGAACCTATCGGGCGGGCCTCGACACGGTAGATTCGCGGACCTCTCTGACGCGGACTATCAACACTATTTTGAGCTGGGATTTCTCAGCAACGTGCGCGTCACACGTGCCGCGCTGCCGTACCTGAAGGCGGCTGGAGCGGGCGCGATCGTCAACATCCTGAGCATTAGTGTCAAACAGCCGCTCGAAGGGGTGCTCTTGGCAAATTCAGTGCGCATGGGGCTGTTGGGACTAGCCAAGACGCTTGCCGATGAGCTTGCACCGCTTGGCATCCGAGTTAACAACGTGTGCCCCGGCTCCATTCTCACGGAAACCAGCAATGAGCTTACGCGACAAGGTGCGGCGCGCCAGGGCATCAGTTTTGAGGAGGCGATGGCCAGGCGCATTAGTAGAGTTCCGCTTGGCAGGATGGGACAGCCAACGGACGTCGCAAACCTGGTCGCGTTTCTCGTGTCCGATGCGGCGGAGTTTATAACGGGGACGACGACTCAAGTCGACGGCGGGATCGTACGCGGAATGTTCTAGTGCTACCGTGAACACCCGACGCCTACCCCTCCGTGGTCGAACCCGACGATTCTACCCGGGTGGTTAGCCCTAATCGAGATGCTCGGAGCGGGGGCCGAGTTTCTCGTAGACAATCCGGGCCGTGCCGTCGTCGTCCTCGTCGAGGTCGACGAGGTAACAGTCGATCCCTAACTTGGCAAGGGTGTAGAGGATCCGCTTTTGCTCACGTCTGAGCCGGTGCGAGCGTTTGGCGCGGACGACGAAGCAGGCGAACCGGCCGCCCTTGACGCTCCACCAGCCGCAGAAGTCCGACCAGCCTCGGAAAGCGAGCCGCCAGCCCTGTGTTTCGAGCAGCTCGACCACCTTCCGTTCGATCCGGTTCTTGCGCTCCCGGCGCGGCTCGCGGTGCACGCGCGTGCACTCCTCGATGGCTGTGTCCCCTAACGAATGGGTGGGCACGCTCATGCGACACCTCCGGTGCAAATTGATCGCGGTCATGATAACATTGCGGGGGAACCTTAGGAGGGGGTGTGGGGTTGTCTGGCTCGTGTTGAGATTTTGACAGGTTTGTGTGTGTACACGTCCGGACCCGCTCTCGTTGATCTCGTCATGGCATGAGATGCGCGGGCGGGGAAGGTGAGGGCGTGGGAGAGGGAACCTTGACACGGTGTGCGCACGCAGGCGTCCTTGACCCGATTTTTCGTCCCGATCTGCCCATCCCGCGGCGGGGGCCGAGCGCGCGAGCCTGAGCGCAGTGGGCGTGCGTTCTGTCGAGCGGGTGGACGCTAGGATTTACCGCCCCGAGCACGGACGATTGCGCGGACCTGGCTGGAGATCACGCGGCGCTGCTGGACTAAGGCCGTCGCAACCGCCTCGACCGCCGACCAGAAGGCGCGCAGTTGGTCGCGGCACGAAGCGATGGCGACGTCACAGCGGCAATGCTGGGCCGCCTCGTCGCGCGGATGCAGGGCATCGAGCATCCGCACAATGTTCTGGCGATCGCCCTCCATCCCCGCGAGCCACGAAGGGGGAGGTGTCCTCGGTCCCGCTGCCTGCTGCTCCGCGGCGAGATCCTCGGCGATCTTCCCGGCCAGATAGACTCGGAGATGCGCGTCGAGCCCATCCACGAACGCGGAGTCCCCTCGGCTGCCCCGGAATCTCCGTGAGCCTTCCGGTCCATAGACGATCGCTCCACCACCGGACGACCCGTCAGGTTCCACGATGATCTCGACCGCCTCGAAGGGAATGTTGAGCAGGACAGCCATGATTTGGCGCCTGAGTAGTCCATGTCGACTGTATCGGGCGAAGGCGCGCATGAGTGTATGCTACTTCGACTCTTAGATCCCGGCCTGCCAGTCGCTGGCGAAACAGAACGGGCTCGCCTGGGCGCGTCTCCGACAAGAACCAGGTACAAGGCGGTAAGCAACGCAAGCGGCAGACGACGCATCATCTCTCCCCATGTTGACGACCACCGTTTCTCGGCGCGTGTCTCACGGATGAGGTGCGCGCCGACACGCGGACTGGTGCCGAGACGTTTGCCGCAATCGCCTCCCTTGCCCGCTGCCATTGTACTCTGGGAGCATCAGTCATCGTGCCACAATGCAATCGGTACGTTTGGCAGATCCGTGAGGAATGGTGTAAGATGTCGCGTTGTCTTGCCTGACGTCGGCCCGGTGTAGGCTTGCGGGCCTCGTCGATCATTGCAGAATGTCATGTACAGGAATCGTCGGGCGCGGGTCATTGAAACATAGAGCAGTCGTCGCGCGTCATCTGCTTCCGCCTTCGTCTCCGCGTGTCCAGGTACCGATTCGTTCTCGGCGGCGACGATGAATACAGCTTCCGCCGTGAGTCCCTTCGCTTGGTGCATAGTCATGAGGGACACTGCATCGGAAACTGGGGCGTCACGTTCAGTGTCCTCGCCTAGCGACGTGCCAAGGACTTTGAGTAGGGTGTCCAATGAGTCAGGTTCTGTTTCACTGACAAGCGTCCGAAAGATCGTGAGGACTTCCTCCCGCATGTTTGCGTCATCGATTGTTGATGCCGCGATCTCCGTCAAGGCGGCGCCAAGATCATCACTCTCTCCCGAGAGGTGGGGAAGGCCCATCACCAACGTTCTGATTGTAGCCACTTCCGTCGCGACGGCTCCCGCCTTCGATCTCACAACTGGACCAATTTCATCGAGTACCTGTCCAAAGCGTCGTCCCTGTGTGCGGGCGTATTGGTACATTCGCATCAGCGTCTCGTCTCCGATGCCGTTCGGCCGTTCTTTCAACAACGTCCGCCAGCCGAGGCTATCTGTGGGATCGCTAATCAGACGCAACGTGGCAACGAACTGGCGACCGGGATGTTTTGGGCTGTTAAGGGCAGCGAGAGGATCCGTTTTCGTGAGCACGGGGATGCCGCGGGCTGCCAGAGCTTCACGGATCGGCTCCGAAAACACGCCATTACGGTCCGACCGAAACAAAATCAGAATGTCGCGGGGTCTGACGCCGTTTGCGATCAGCCTCTCGCATAACGTAACGGTGGCTCGCGTCTCCTGACTATTATCTGAAAAACGGTACAAGCGCACGTCGCCTTCCTCCGCACCTTCTCGGGGCACGAGCTCTTTTTCAAGGCGGTCGGGGTCTTGTCGCGCGACGTGAAGCGCCGCGCGAAGGATGTTGCGCGCACATCGGTGACAGACGCGCAGTGTCAAGGGAGCGGCTCCCTCGAAGTCCTCCGTGAATCTTCGTATTCCCGTAGGATCTGCGAACCGAAATCCATAGATGCTTTGGTCATCGTCGCCTGCCGAATATACGTGTGCGCCCATCGCCGCCAGTCGGCGGACGATAGCTTGATCGCAAGCATTAAGATCTTGATACTCATCTACCAGCAACTCCGTTGGCCGATCGATCCGGATATCACGCTGTTCGAGCGCGTTCTTGAGCTGATAGACGAGCTCACCGCGTAGCGTGTAACCGAACACTGCGCGATGCTCCCGCCACGCGCCCAGGAACCGGGGATGGTCTCGCTCAAACGCGGCACCCCACTCCGGGACATCGGCCCTCAGTGACTCCCAGTCGTTCGAGAGCAGATGGAAGAG
Coding sequences:
- a CDS encoding enolase C-terminal domain-like protein encodes the protein MRIVDVEVIPYQIPNRELHHIATLTLSALDNVIVRIRTDEGIDGVGEAVSEPKWNSTVREAHADVLRHYLAPVLIGMNPFDIAVIWQKMNQIVNGHYSAKAGIDLALYDVVGKALRLPLWRLLGGALRTRIDVEGPGFGIGFMEPRAAAEFALQAVRKGCRQIEVKCGHPSGWRRDVTAVRAVREACGPGISLKLDLTEAYTFKSAMEALPQFKELGVDWVEQPLPRHQLADLARLRNSAPVGIMLEESVGHAADVLRIAELGAADAVHVKVPMLGGITMSRQIMVVCEAAGLGVQSGSSTPSGIGLSAVHQLAAVVPNLVRGCHGSPLARAVDDVVIEPVDAYAATIELTETPGLGIEVDWAKVEKYRVH
- a CDS encoding SDR family oxidoreductase, translated to MVVSLRDRKVIVTGASKGLGRAIAETLASLGAQLAICARSTDLLGEVADAIEARGGVRPFCQTVDLCRGAVIESFVSESVEALGGLNTLVNLSGGPRHGRFADLSDADYQHYFELGFLSNVRVTRAALPYLKAAGAGAIVNILSISVKQPLEGVLLANSVRMGLLGLAKTLADELAPLGIRVNNVCPGSILTETSNELTRQGAARQGISFEEAMARRISRVPLGRMGQPTDVANLVAFLVSDAAEFITGTTTQVDGGIVRGMF
- a CDS encoding ATP-dependent helicase, coding for MPSDDTFTDEQRAGAEYRGGHARLLAGPGTGKTQVMTHRAQILVRDAGINPEEILILTFTRAAAAELRSRLRNNLGADVPLPRVSTLHGFALRQLLRNSEHAAVPQPIRIADDYEQRWVIEEDLAQILELKIRDVQHLFHLLSNDWESLRADVPEWGAAFERDHPRFLGAWREHRAVFGYTLRGELVYQLKNALEQRDIRIDRPTELLVDEYQDLNACDQAIVRRLAAMGAHVYSAGDDDQSIYGFRFADPTGIRRFTEDFEGAAPLTLRVCHRCARNILRAALHVARQDPDRLEKELVPREGAEEGDVRLYRFSDNSQETRATVTLCERLIANGVRPRDILILFRSDRNGVFSEPIREALAARGIPVLTKTDPLAALNSPKHPGRQFVATLRLISDPTDSLGWRTLLKERPNGIGDETLMRMYQYARTQGRRFGQVLDEIGPVVRSKAGAVATEVATIRTLVMGLPHLSGESDDLGAALTEIAASTIDDANMREEVLTIFRTLVSETEPDSLDTLLKVLGTSLGEDTERDAPVSDAVSLMTMHQAKGLTAEAVFIVAAENESVPGHAETKAEADDARRLLYVSMTRARRFLYMTFCNDRRGPQAYTGPTSGKTTRHLTPFLTDLPNVPIALWHDD